The Deinococcus roseus genome window below encodes:
- a CDS encoding Imm1 family immunity protein, producing MTPVGTVVWQGILQALQVTSKADLIRAIEQARKVAAQQGVPLSVELRVINSGAMSILVGAERSYLVYKPENGPFCHVADELKSDDIKTSASRSEIRSERCMAFIDDGHLSEIDLRFTVPFELAEEVFLSFAETGEIPRSLRWMSA from the coding sequence ATGACTCCAGTTGGAACAGTGGTCTGGCAGGGAATTTTGCAAGCCTTACAGGTGACGTCCAAGGCGGACCTGATCCGTGCCATCGAGCAGGCCCGCAAAGTGGCTGCCCAGCAAGGGGTGCCTCTCTCGGTGGAGTTGCGGGTGATCAACAGTGGTGCCATGAGCATCCTGGTGGGTGCAGAACGCAGTTACCTGGTCTACAAGCCCGAAAACGGACCGTTCTGTCATGTGGCCGATGAACTCAAATCAGACGACATCAAAACCAGTGCTTCCCGATCTGAAATCCGATCCGAAAGATGCATGGCTTTCATTGACGATGGCCACCTCAGCGAAATTGACCTGAGGTTCACTGTGCCGTTTGAACTGGCCGAAGAGGTGTTCCTCAGTTTCGCAGAGACTGGAGAAATCCCCAGGTCCCTCCGCTGGATGAGTGCTTAA